A window of Clostridioides sp. ES-S-0010-02 genomic DNA:
TTTTTATTTGCTTCTTTCATGTCTTTTTGTAAATTTTCAAAATAAAACAATTTAGCTTCCAATTTTTCTATTGCATATATATCACTTGTTTCTATTGCCTTTCCATATTCAAAACTTCCAGTTCGATATGCTTCTAAAATTTTTTCTATAGGTGTCATTTTTTCTAAATTCTTCTTTGTATTTTCAATAAATCTTTTTATAACCTCAGAGTGCTCAAAATTACGTTTCATTATCATATCAATTTGTTTATCAGCTTTTTCATAGTTATATCTAGCTGGTCCTGCAACTGTAACAGGTACAAAATTTGCTCTTCTATTTAACTTTTCGTTGTAGATTTTTTCTATTAATCCTTTAAAACCTGCTTTTCTTAACTGTATGTACTCTAATTGTTCTTTTGTATATTCATCATTGCAATTAAAATTACAATCAAAACTTTCAAAAGCTATCTTTGCATCCTTTGCAATGCAATTTCCAGCTTCAAAATGACTCAACTCATTACATCTTCTTATATTATCCTTATTCAAGTTTAACTCCACTACTTCTCTATCTATACAATTTACACATTCCATTTTTTATGCCCCCCTTTTTGTTTTATAACAATATCTTTCTTTAAAATAAGTCACTGATACCCTGCCAGAAAAAGTTCTCCAGCCCTCTTTTTCTAATTCTTTATTTAATTCTCCAATTATTTTATAAGCGGTTGCTTCGCATACATCTAAAATTTTAGCTATATCTTTTGCCCTATAAAACAATTGTTCTTTAGCTACTGCTTTTGCCATTTAAAACACCTACTTTCAAAATATTCTGTATTTAAATTTTAAAGTTCTAACCTAACATTGATAGCTGTTCTTCTTGTTCCTTCAATAATCTTTTTAAAATATACTCTTGACCTTTTCCTGTAACTCTAGTTGTTTTAAAAGTAAATGTGCCAGCTGAGTTCTCCTTAACACCTTCTATGGTTTCTAAATAATCTCTATCTATTGCAACTTGCTTTGGTTCAGTAGAATTCTTAAATACTAAATCCCATTCTCTTAATTTCTCGTATAATCTTTTCTCTCCAATAACTATCCCTTTGCTTTTAGAAATGATTTTTGCTACCTCTCTTACAAGTAAACTATTTTTCGATGATGCTATTTGATTGATAAATTTACTTTTTTCCTGCAACTCTTTATTTTTTTGCTCTATTGTTTTATTTGCTACAATTAATGCTCTAGCCATAACTTTTTCGGGACTATTCCAATCCTTTTCTATCTTAATAAAATATTGTCTTGCTTGTTTACCTTTTTCATTACGCTGTATCATAGCTATTTCTTTTGCCATATCTAACTTAATCGCATGATTTTCACTTGGTCGTCCTCCAGTACTTTCTTCCAAAATTGGAATAAAGTCTTCGTTTATTGTAAATCCATATTCACACATTCTTTTAAACCAAGTTGTATAATTGGAATTCACCTCTAAAAATTCATGTAATTCTCTAGCATTTACTATTGGTTCTTGATTTTCATTTATTTCAACATTTATAAGCTCATTCATGACTATCTTCCTCTCTATATTTTTAGTGTTATTCAATATTACTTGCTTTAGTTGCAAACTTTAAACCTAGTACAGCTTCATGTAAATCATCTATACTTTCCATTCCGATATTCCAAACTTCTTCTTCATCTTTGTCTATCACATCATCTTCAACTACTCTTATAAAATCATCTTCTAACTTTAGGTAATTCCTTATCGCTATGTATAGTTTTAGAGCTGCATTAGAAATTGTTTTAAGTTTTACATTTGGTAAATCAATTAATTCATTCCCTGTACTAGATTTTAAGTGCTGGTATCCTAGAAATTGATTATTATAAATTTCTGTCATTTTCGAAACTACTGTAGTTGGTGGCATTCTTTTATCGTTCTCATATGCTCTTAAACTCTCTACTGATATATCTAGTAGTTCAGATGCCTTTTCTTGTGTAAGACCAGTATTTTCTCTTGCTTTTTGGTAGATATTTTGGTATTGATATGACATTCAGTTTTCCTCCATTTCATCCTATAATTAGTTTATAATTAAAAATACTTAATTGTTGTGATATTCAGTTACTCTTAGATATTGTGTTTACTGATTATGATTTTACTTTTGGTTTCATATCGCAACATTTTTTCCGAAAAAAATTTCATCTGGAAAAGCATCTTCTAACGAGACATTTAATGCCTTTGATATATTTATTGCTACTGTTACACTTGGATTTCTTCTTCCAGATTCAATTAATGAATAGGAAGACCTACTTATTTTTGCGTTTTCAGCTACATTTTTTTGTGTTATTCCAAGTTTGTGTCTTAATTCATATAATTTATATCTTTTTATGTTATTCATTTTTCCACCTCGTTTCATTATGTAACATCTTATATTTACATTATAGTGTTACAATTTGTAACTGTCAAGAGTTTTTTTAAATTTTAGTTACATATCGTTACCAAAATTGAAATGTTACATTTTGTAGAGTATAATAAACTAAAAGGAGGTGCATTATGTTAGGAGAAAAAATCAAAAGCCTTAGAATAGAGAAAAAGATGACTCAAGAAGAATTTGCTGAAAATTTATGTATTTCCAGGCCAGCTTTATCTTTATATGAATCAAATAAAAGAAAACCTGATTTTGAGGTTCTAAAAAAAATCGCTGAACATTTTAATGTTTCTATAGATTTTTTGCTTGATAATAACATAAAGGACAACAAATTAGCGAAAGCTAATCACTCTGATGAAGATAATCTAGTTTCTAAAAGAGATTTAAAAAAAGATTCAACATATCCAAATGAGATAGATGAAGAAGTAGAAGCATTAGTCGATATGATATACGAATTAGATAAAGAAGATAGAGAAACTGTTACAAAAATACTTGATGCTCTAATTAATAAACATAAATAAATAAAAAACATTGACATAGTCAGTCAATGTTTTTTATTTAAATAACTGTCATTTTGACCACATAATATTATTAGGCTTTTTCATATATAACATGAACTCTATTATTTTTATTATAACTAATAAAAATATGTATACTCATTTTTCTTTTAATTTTATATAAAAAGATATTACTATTTTCATAAAACTTTCATAGTCATATTTATATTCTTTTTTTAATTTTTTTATAGTAGAAACCATTTTTTCTCTTTCATCTTGCATATTACCATCCCCCTTGTTTTATTATAAATAACTTAACTAAATTTTTTTCTGAATATTCAGTTTTTTATATATAGTTTTGCTTTACCATATATTCTGCATGTATAAAACTATGAAAACTTGGTAATTATTGTATCTTTCTATTTTTGTGTATATCAATAATCTTTGAAATTTTAATCCTTTTTATTAAAGTTCTTAGTATACTAATCTTTCTTAATTAAATATTAACACATAAATCGACTAGAAAAATATCCGTACGAGGAATATTTCCGATACTATTTTACAATATTTACCATATTTTTTTTGCCTATTACTATTGAAAATAACCATTATTACTACTACAATTTAATCTTGTATGAATATGTCATTATCATTAAAACAATATCGAAGGAAGAGACAGCTTACACAAGAAGAATTAAGCAAGTTGACTGGAATCAGTCAAAGTTATATTTCAAGACTAGAAAAAGATGAATTTATTCATAGTATTTCTTCTACAAAAATAATTCTGTTATCTGATGCTTTAGAAATAGATACGCTTGAGCTAGCAGAATACTTTTTTGACAAAGAGAGAAAACATTTGAATAATATGAAAAAAGGAATTGATAAATAATCAATTCTTTTTTCATATTTAAAGATTTATTATTAAGCAACCTTGTAATATAATTGTAGTTATAAAGCTATTAGAGAGGATTATATTAGAAACGTGGAAAAAAGTATACTGAGTTAAAACCTGAATATGAAAGTTTGAAAAAGAATTATTAAATGTATAAAAATACTAATATTAAATAGTTAAAGAGGTGACGCAAATGCCTGCTTATAAAGATGAAGAAAGAAAAACTTGGTTTGTTAGCTTCTATTTTACAGACTTCAATGGAGATAAGAAAAAGAAAACTAAGCGAGGTTTTAAAACCAAAAAAGAAGCTTTAGAATTTGAAAGAGAATTTTTAAATCAAAAGCAAATGAGTACAGATATGACATTTAAAAGCCTTACAGAAGAATATTTGGCAGATATGGAAACAAGATTAAAACCCTCAACTATGAATGGTAAGAAACATATAATAGAATTGAAGCTTATTCCATTTTTCGGCAAGTTAAAGATAAATGAAATTACTGGTATACATGTTCGGAAATGGCAGAATGAATTATTGAAAAGTGATTATAGCCAAACATATATTAAAACAATACATAGCCAGCTCGTTGCAATTTTAAACTATGCAGTAAAATACTATAATTTAGACAAAAACCACGCAAGCATAGTGGGTAGTATAGGTAAAAAAAGTGCAGAGGAAATGAACTTTTGGACTTTAGAGGAATTTAAGAACTTTATTAAATTTGAAAATAAAGATGATGCAAACATAGCTTTTAAAATCTTATTTTGGAGTGGAATAAGATTAGGAGAACTACTAGCCATTACTCCTCAAGATGTTTCTGAAACAGAGCTAAATATTAATAAAAGTTATATAAAATTAAAAGGAGAGGATATTATTTCATCTCCAAAAACCGCTAAGAGTAAACGTGTTGTTACTATTCCGTTTTTTTTATATAATGAAATTAAGGATTATATTTCTAAATTATATGATTTAAGAGAAAATGAAAGAATATTTAAATTTTCAAGAGCTTATTTAAATTTAGAGCTGAAAAGATGTGCCGAATTAGCTTCTGTGAAAAAAATTAGAGTACATGATTTACGACATTCTCATGCTTCCTTACTTGTAAATATGGATATCAATATATTAACTATAGCTGAACACTTAGGGCATGAAAAAGTTGAGACAACATGGAATATATATTCTCATTTATACCCTAATAAACAGCTAGAAATAGCACAAAAACTTGAAATTTTAAACAAATAGTATCATAATAGTATCACAGATAAATTATAAAATCTACAATCGTTGTAATTGCAATAATTGTAGATTTTAATTAACAATTGCAGTTAAACTATTAAAAAGAATTAGAGTCAAAGCCAAAGTTGATATACCTATTTTTTTACTGAATTTTTTGAACTTTTTATTCATAATTCCTAATATTTCCCCCTTATTATAATTAATTATTTTTTTAATTTTTATAAATTTACCTCTTTACTTACAAATTATAGCATAATTTTATAATTAAATATCTATTCACCTAAAATTATTTAATATAAAAAAGCTGTATTTCTATTTATTAATTACTTGACTATTAATTAATAAATAGAAATACAGCTTAAAATGTTCGACTTTTTACCAAAGTTATTTAATCCGATTAATAAACTAAAAATTTGCACTCTACCAAATATAAGGTATAATACGATATTTTGTTTTTTGACAATATTCTTTATACCCATCAAGTTCAGCACTAAGCAACTTTTCTTCATCTAATATACGAAACACAACTATTATGCATAAAGGAATTACAGCAATCATTCCCCACCATGAATTCAGTGCTAGAGGTGTAAAAAGTATAATTAATATAGCACCTAGATACATAGGGTGTCGCACAACTGAATATGGTCCATCAGTAATTACTTTTTGATTACTCATAACAACTATAACTTTTGATGTAAAAGAATTGTAGCGAAAAACAAAGAATACAATTATAAATCCAATTAAAATAAGTACATCTGATATTATTGTCAAAATAATTGGAATACTAGACCAAGCAAAGCGGTTGTCTAGAGCTGGTACTCCTAGCAATCCAAATAAGAAAAGAAATCCAGCGATACTTTGACCAAGTATTTGTTGTGGACGTGTTTCCTTTGATTTGATGCGACGTTCAAGTAATACTGGGTCATTAATCATCAGGTAAATTGTAATTATACAAGTTGGAATACAAAAGGCAGTCAGAAATATCCATCCTTGCCAAAAATCAATTGTACCAGTTAAACCAAAAATTAAGCATGCTAAAACTAATATAAAAGCAATAACAGATACACTTGCTAAAATGTATAAAGATTTTATTTTTTCTTGCATTTAAAACCTCCAGCACAGCTTTTTTCTATAAAAGCAATAAACTATATGTAAGATAAATTAAGATAAATATAGAAAACAATTATAAGTTAATAAAAAATTAAGTTCCTTAGACTTTTAAATATATTATAAAATTATTTGCTACCATTGTTTGTTATTGTGGCAATTTGGTAGCAAATTTTATTTCTATCCCATTTTTTAGAATATACTTATATTAAAATATTTTTATTGCATAGTTTGATATTTTTCAATATTTATACAGCTTTTATCATCATCTTGCCACCATCAAATACATACTCAACCATATTATGTTCATATAAATATGTTATATAAGAACGTATTGTACTACCAACTAGAACGTATTGATTAGCATCTAATTTAACATTGTACACATCACACATTTTTTCAATGACTTCATCAATCATAATTGGTTCACAGCAAACCTTTTTAATATTAGATATTATTTCTTCCATCTTGTCTTTATTTACATCAATTAAATCTTGTATACTTGTAGTCTTGACAGAGTGACTTGGAACAAAAAAATCTGCATTAAGAGTTTTCATTTTTTCTAACGTTTTAAATTGTGAATCTATATCTAACAAAAAGAAGAAATGATATTTACTAATTATATTTTCTGGTGTAAGACTGTCTGCAACAAACAAAACATTATCTGGAGTTCTAACACCAATCATTTCAAAATAATGACCAGGAAGAGAAATCGCTTCAAGTTCTGTATCTAAAATTTTTCCATTTGAAGGTATAATATAATCAACTTCACTCTCTTTTGCTAATAAAAATTTATTTTTTAGTGCTTTACTTGGATACCCTCCATACAAAAATGCCGATTCTAATATTGGATTTTCTGTAAAGTATCCTTCTATTTTAGTTGTAGCAATCTTACATTTTGTTTGATTTTTCAAATATGCATTCCCTCCTATATGGTCTGCATTTGAATGAGTGTTTATTATTAATTTAGGATTTAAATTATGCTCCTCTAATAGTCTAAGAATTTGTCTAGCAGTATCTTTGTTATTTCCACTGTCAATTAAAATTGCATTATTTCCATCTACATATACACCTACTATTGTAGGAAGTGGAATATAATATGTATTTCCTTTTATCTTCTCTAAAGTCAGTTTAGCCATTTTATAACCTCCCTTTAAATTTATTTTTAATTATAGCATTAATTTTCAGAAAATTCCAATCAAATTATTTTTATAATATGTTTTTATTTTTTTTATTAAAAATTGGAAAAACTATATAATATATATTATAATCTATATATAAGGAGTGATGTTATTGAAAAAAGATAGAATAACTTTTTCAGAAATTTTAATATTAATTGTAGGCTGTATATTAATGGCAATTTCTCTTAACATGTTTTTTAATCCACATGCAATTGCTGCTGGTGGTATAACAGGTCTTGGAGTTGTTTTAAATTCATTATTTGGTGTACAACTTTGGATTGTCAATTTACTTTTAAATATACCTCTATTCATATTTGCTTACAGAATACTTTCAAAGAAAGATTGTTTTAAAACAGTCTTAGGAATAATTTTTCTTACTATAGCACTTAAAGTTACTGCAAATATGACTACACTAGATATTACAAATGATATGTATCTTGCAATTATATCTGGTTCTATTTTAATGGGAGTTGGTCAAGGCCTTATTTTTAGAATAAATGGCTCTACAGGTGGAACCGATTTGATGGCACTCCTATTGAATAAATATTTCCCTACACTTAGTATTCCTGTTTTGATGGGTATTGTTGACTGTGTTGTAGTAGTACTATCGGGAATAGTAAATAAGCAAGTTGAGATTGCACTTTATTCAACTGTGGCACTATACATTTTAGTAAAGATTAGTGACTTACTTATTGAAGGATTTAATTATTCAAAATCATTTACTATTATATCTGACCTGTCAAAAGATATAAGTAGAAGAATAATGGAAGATTTAGATAGAGGCGCAACTATTCTAAAAGGTGAAGGTGCTTATACTGGAGAAAATAAAAATGTGCTTTTAGTTGTAGTTGAAAAAAAAGAAGTTGTCGAACTAAAAAAATTAGTGAAAAGTGTCGACCCTAATGCGTTTATAATAATTACAGATATACATGAAGCTTTAGGAAATGGATTTAAAAAAATAGAATAATCACAAAAACAAACAGCAAGCATAAATTTCAAATATAAAAAACTTATATTTTTATATTTGAAAATTGTGCTTGCTGTTTTTCATACAATAAACAGTCAAAAAATACACTACTTAGATTTATTTTAAGATTTATCTCATTATTCTAAGTTCACATTATTTATTAGTTTAATATCTATAATTACATTATAATTATCTCCCAACTTTGTATAAATTCCTATGCATATAATCTTATCTGCAAACTAGAAGTTTTTATAATTATTATTCTCCATTATATCATTTATTGATTTTTTTAACAATTAAAGCAAATATAAACTTAAACACCTATGTAATTACTAACTATAAAGTGTTTTAAAATTACACAAGACCTATATTTATAGATTATAAGATATTTATATAAAAATGATTCATAAATATAGCCAAATTGCTCTAAATATGTATATAATAAAAATAATATGATGATTATATTTAACACTGTCAATAAAACTAAAAATATTAAAAGGAGAACTTAAAATGAGTGTTAATTTACAAAAAGGACAAAGAGTAAGTTTAGTAAAAGATGCTAATCCTGTAAAAAATTTAATTGTAGGATTAGGATGGGATATGAACAAATTAGGTAAAAAAAACTATGATTTAGATGCATTTGCAATAGCATTAACTAGTGAAGATAAAATGAAATCATCAAAAGATTTAGTTTATTTTGGACACCTTAAACATCCTTCTAAATCTATCATACATACTGGTGATAACTTAACTGGAAGAGGTGAAGGAGACGATGAACAAATAAATGTCAATTTATGTGATATACCTGAATATGTACATAAAATAGTTTTTGGAGTTTCTATATACAGAGCTAAAAAAAGAAATCAAGATTTTGGCCAGATGAATAATTCTTTTATAAGGCTAGTTGATTCAAATTCTAGACAAGAATTATTTAAATATAACCTTCAAGAAGACTTTTCTGGTAAAGTAACCGTTTTGGCTGGCGAAATTTATCGTAGAAATAACGAATGGAAATTTAATGCCCTAGGAATTGGTCAAAATGAAGAGCTTCATGAATTAACTGATATATATCGTTAATACTAACTATAACAAAAAAATTATAAAAGGAGTTGTTTTAAATGGGTATAACTTTAGCAAAAGGACAAAAAGTAAGTTTAACAAAAACTAACCCAGGTCTTAAGAAAGTAATGGTAGGATTAGGATGGGATACTAATAAATATGATGGTGGTTTTGATTTTGATTTAGATGCTTCTGCATTTTTAACTGGAGCTGATGGTAAGGTAACAAATGATGGGGATTTCATATTCTACAATAATTTAAAACATGCTTCTGGAGCAGTTGAATACATGGGAGATAATAGAACAGGAGTTGGAGATGGTGATGATGAGCAAATAAGCGTTGACTTATCTAAAATACCACAAAACATTGCAAAGATATCATTCACTGTTACTATAAATGAAGCTGTTACAAGAAGACAAAACTTTGGACAAGTTGAAAATTCATATATAAGAATTTATAATGAAGAAACTAGTGAAGAGCTTATCAAATATGAGTTAGGTGAAGATTTTAGTATAGAAACAGCAATAGTGGTTGCAGAGTTATATAAACATAATGAAGAATGGAAATTCAATGCCTTAGGTTCTGGTTTTGAAGATGGGCTTGCAGGATTATGTGGAAATTTTGGTGTTAATATAGGTTAATAAGTAGTTTAAAATAAAAAGGTAGCTACTATTTTAAGTGCTACCTTTCAATCTACTCCTCTTATTCTTGCTGACTTTTTATTCATTCTTCTAATGCTTCCATTTTATCGCCCTTAAATTATTCTTTCTCCTATAGTTTTGAAAGATAATAATAAATATATATCTTATTTCCTGAATATTATATGCTTCTCAATATAATGCATTGTAGTTAGAAACTCACTGAACCATACTTTAATACAAGCCAACTATCCCTATTGTAATTGTTATAGTGGTCTATTGTATTGGTTTGTTTCCATATTGCCTACCTTTCATATATTGGAAAATATAAATAATCTACTGTGTGCATTGTTCGGCTAAGCCAAACAAATACAACTCAATTTTCTCTCATTCTAATACCACCATAAAATATCTTATGTTTTAGGATGATAATTTTCATTCATTTTATTACAATTTATACTATAGTTTTATGTGCTTTGTTAATATTTGTAATATTTTAGACACTCTTTATACTTATGTTACTGATATACTTTGATTAAGAAAAGTAAATATAATATGAGTTGGTGATTATTTATGAAAGATATTTTAAAGAATTCTTTTCGTACTATACTAGGGTTTTGTATTGGTGCGTTAATATGTATATCTTATGAATTTATTTCTAAAAAAGAAATAAGCTTTTATACAATTAGACTATTTATTTTTTTACTTGCTGGAGTGCTTATAGGTACTCTAATACGTATAATATTTTTATATTTAAGACAAAACAGAAAGCATTAATAGAGTATA
This region includes:
- a CDS encoding antA/AntB antirepressor family protein, which encodes MNELINVEINENQEPIVNARELHEFLEVNSNYTTWFKRMCEYGFTINEDFIPILEESTGGRPSENHAIKLDMAKEIAMIQRNEKGKQARQYFIKIEKDWNSPEKVMARALIVANKTIEQKNKELQEKSKFINQIASSKNSLLVREVAKIISKSKGIVIGEKRLYEKLREWDLVFKNSTEPKQVAIDRDYLETIEGVKENSAGTFTFKTTRVTGKGQEYILKRLLKEQEEQLSMLG
- a CDS encoding helix-turn-helix transcriptional regulator, with protein sequence MSYQYQNIYQKARENTGLTQEKASELLDISVESLRAYENDKRMPPTTVVSKMTEIYNNQFLGYQHLKSSTGNELIDLPNVKLKTISNAALKLYIAIRNYLKLEDDFIRVVEDDVIDKDEEEVWNIGMESIDDLHEAVLGLKFATKASNIE
- a CDS encoding helix-turn-helix transcriptional regulator, yielding MKRYKLYELRHKLGITQKNVAENAKISRSSYSLIESGRRNPSVTVAINISKALNVSLEDAFPDEIFFGKNVAI
- a CDS encoding helix-turn-helix transcriptional regulator is translated as MLGEKIKSLRIEKKMTQEEFAENLCISRPALSLYESNKRKPDFEVLKKIAEHFNVSIDFLLDNNIKDNKLAKANHSDEDNLVSKRDLKKDSTYPNEIDEEVEALVDMIYELDKEDRETVTKILDALINKHK
- a CDS encoding helix-turn-helix transcriptional regulator produces the protein MSLSLKQYRRKRQLTQEELSKLTGISQSYISRLEKDEFIHSISSTKIILLSDALEIDTLELAEYFFDKERKHLNNMKKGIDK
- a CDS encoding site-specific integrase, giving the protein MPAYKDEERKTWFVSFYFTDFNGDKKKKTKRGFKTKKEALEFEREFLNQKQMSTDMTFKSLTEEYLADMETRLKPSTMNGKKHIIELKLIPFFGKLKINEITGIHVRKWQNELLKSDYSQTYIKTIHSQLVAILNYAVKYYNLDKNHASIVGSIGKKSAEEMNFWTLEEFKNFIKFENKDDANIAFKILFWSGIRLGELLAITPQDVSETELNINKSYIKLKGEDIISSPKTAKSKRVVTIPFFLYNEIKDYISKLYDLRENERIFKFSRAYLNLELKRCAELASVKKIRVHDLRHSHASLLVNMDINILTIAEHLGHEKVETTWNIYSHLYPNKQLEIAQKLEILNK
- a CDS encoding isoprenylcysteine carboxylmethyltransferase family protein, with protein sequence MQEKIKSLYILASVSVIAFILVLACLIFGLTGTIDFWQGWIFLTAFCIPTCIITIYLMINDPVLLERRIKSKETRPQQILGQSIAGFLFLFGLLGVPALDNRFAWSSIPIILTIISDVLILIGFIIVFFVFRYNSFTSKVIVVMSNQKVITDGPYSVVRHPMYLGAILIILFTPLALNSWWGMIAVIPLCIIVVFRILDEEKLLSAELDGYKEYCQKTKYRIIPYIW
- a CDS encoding MBL fold metallo-hydrolase, with amino-acid sequence MAKLTLEKIKGNTYYIPLPTIVGVYVDGNNAILIDSGNNKDTARQILRLLEEHNLNPKLIINTHSNADHIGGNAYLKNQTKCKIATTKIEGYFTENPILESAFLYGGYPSKALKNKFLLAKESEVDYIIPSNGKILDTELEAISLPGHYFEMIGVRTPDNVLFVADSLTPENIISKYHFFFLLDIDSQFKTLEKMKTLNADFFVPSHSVKTTSIQDLIDVNKDKMEEIISNIKKVCCEPIMIDEVIEKMCDVYNVKLDANQYVLVGSTIRSYITYLYEHNMVEYVFDGGKMMIKAV
- a CDS encoding YitT family protein yields the protein MLLKKDRITFSEILILIVGCILMAISLNMFFNPHAIAAGGITGLGVVLNSLFGVQLWIVNLLLNIPLFIFAYRILSKKDCFKTVLGIIFLTIALKVTANMTTLDITNDMYLAIISGSILMGVGQGLIFRINGSTGGTDLMALLLNKYFPTLSIPVLMGIVDCVVVVLSGIVNKQVEIALYSTVALYILVKISDLLIEGFNYSKSFTIISDLSKDISRRIMEDLDRGATILKGEGAYTGENKNVLLVVVEKKEVVELKKLVKSVDPNAFIIITDIHEALGNGFKKIE
- a CDS encoding TerD family protein, whose product is MSVNLQKGQRVSLVKDANPVKNLIVGLGWDMNKLGKKNYDLDAFAIALTSEDKMKSSKDLVYFGHLKHPSKSIIHTGDNLTGRGEGDDEQINVNLCDIPEYVHKIVFGVSIYRAKKRNQDFGQMNNSFIRLVDSNSRQELFKYNLQEDFSGKVTVLAGEIYRRNNEWKFNALGIGQNEELHELTDIYR
- a CDS encoding TerD family protein, with protein sequence MGITLAKGQKVSLTKTNPGLKKVMVGLGWDTNKYDGGFDFDLDASAFLTGADGKVTNDGDFIFYNNLKHASGAVEYMGDNRTGVGDGDDEQISVDLSKIPQNIAKISFTVTINEAVTRRQNFGQVENSYIRIYNEETSEELIKYELGEDFSIETAIVVAELYKHNEEWKFNALGSGFEDGLAGLCGNFGVNIG